The window TAAGCGCAGGTATGAAAAGGTTTGGTGACCCTACAAATATAAATGTGGAACTCCTTTTTCGCGATTTGTTTGCGCTGCGGGATCGCTTCAAGGAGCTGGGCATGGTTATTAAAAATGGCGAGGTGTATTTGCCGGATTTGGAGGAGCGTGATGTTTAATTTGCGAAAATCAGGCTCAAATCTCTATGACCAAAATACTTTCGACGACCAATTTATGCGCGATTTACGAAAAGGCCGAAAAAGCATTATCATCGAAAGTCCGTTTCTCAGAACTGTCCGAGTCGAAAAATTTATTCCAATATTCCACCGACTCAAAAAGCGTGGCGTTGCAATATTACTTAACACCAAACCACTTGAAGAACACGACGAAATATACAAACTACAAGCCCAAAAATCTCTGAATTTACTACAATCAGCAGGCGTCGAAGTGCTTTTTACAGTCAAGCATCACCGCAAATTAGCCATCATCGACAGAGAAATTATTTACGAAGGTAGCCTAAATATTCTCTCATATCGCGACAGTTGTGAGATAATGAGAAGGACGGCATCCGCGCTGGAGGCGGAGATGTTGATAGATTTTATCGGCTTAAATAAATTTATGGAGGTGAAATAATCATGAACGACGAGGATACAATCAAGGATCTTCATCTATACGAAGACGAAGAAACGATTCAGAAAACGATCCACTACCTGGAGCTTCACGACCCAGACAATGCCAATCGCGAATACGCGGTCGGATTTCTGAAATTCATGCAGCGATTTGCGCATGTCGCTAGCAGGAGTGAGGACTTTGATTTTGAGGGGTTTTTGGAAAAGTATAAAGGCACCAAAAAAGAGTAATAGCCTTTTGCTACTACCTAGCAATCATCTAACCTTGTATGCAATAAGGATAGCACGCTTAAAGCATCCAAACAGTGTTGCTCGGTAATGACACCTGTCGCAGACAAGCCATTGTGTGTTTCGTGAGATAGGGGATTTCGATAGCCGCTAACGATTCCCGCAGACAAGTACCTCTGTGCAGCCTCGAGACTTTTCTTGGTTTTGTTATCAAAGGGAGTTCCGTCTGAACGGGTTGCTGATTGCGCAATGTGTAGCATGGCCTCTTGTGGGTTTTCGCTAAACACTTTCATCATTAAAGGGCCTTCGTCTAGCTCACTGATCGTACGAGATTTGTCTGGATTTTGACTAATTGACTTAGCCCTAGGTAAATATTAGCAGAGTTTTAGTTGAATGTCAAAACATTGCCCGGATAAACGCCCTAAGCGTAAGTCATTTAAAGTACCTCGTGAAATTTATGCTGTGTTTAAGAAAATACTAACAACCCTGTGCTATACTTAGACACGCATGGCTTCAAAAAATATTATTCACCGTTATAGTTCAGGAGGGGTTATCCTTAAAGATAACAGGGTTCTTATAATTGAATCATTGCAACCAATCAAGGAATATTCTTTTCCTAAAGGCTCTATAGAACCCGGAGAACATCACCGTGACACCGCAGTGCGAGAAATACTTGAGGAGACTGGATACTACACAACGATTCTAGGGTTTATTGATACTCTAATATATGAATTCTCAACAGATGATAGCCACGTAGTAAAAGAGGTTTCGTACTATGCTGTGTCTATTAATGACTCAGTACCTCGACAGCAGCAACAGCTTCAACCAGGAGAAGATATACGCCCCTTATGGGTCAGCTTGCCAAAAGCTTTTCAGCTCCTCACCCACAAAAACACGAGACAACTTCTTGCTAAGGCAATTAAAATGTACCGTCATTGAAGCAACAACTACCTACAGACTCCTCTACGGTGCGGTGTGAGAAAAAGTAATTTGCTAGGATGAATATAATATTTCTATCATCTGGAGACATAGCAGCAACATTAAAGACAGTTAGTAGCCTTAGAGATATCATTACGCATATCTCTCTATTAATTTTGCTAAGGATATTCTTGTCTATACCTTTGATATAGTACTTCATATAATCATGAACTATTCTTTGGCGCGAGGTATTGAGGTTTACCCATACTCTACCGTCAGCATGAGTGATCTCTTTAGATCTGCCTAGCGGATTAGGTTTAGACTCTGCCCATTTCGCATACGATGGTCCAATTCCTCCACATATAATATGATGGATGAATGTTGATATGTCAGTAGATAGCCTGTTCCATCCAGCCGCCTCAAAATCAACAAGGTAGCCATTCTGAAGATATTCATATCATGAACATCCCCTTGAGAGGGTATGACATATGTATTATTCATGTTTTTTTGCATATCTTTAACATATTTCTTTACCGCATAAAGCAGGTCGTCTAGGTATATAGACGATTAAGCCGTTCACGCTTTTTAGCGACTCATCCGCACAAAATTCCTCGTATTGTCTCAAAAGTTGCGGCGATTCTATCATATGCAATCGATTAATATAAAAGCTTTTCGTGCCTCCAGCTTTAATATGAGACCAAATACCCATTGTGTTTGCAAGGCTAGACAGGTCTCTGAAAAACTCAGACATATCTATGTCCGCGTCACTACAAAGAATGTGTATCAAATCGATTGATCGCTTTACACGAGGTGGTGGTGATTACTATTCTCCGCTCAAGCGGCAGTTGACTAAGCTTGGTATTGCACTTGAGGATATGTACGGAGTTATTGGTAAGCAGCAAATTAACACTCTTGAGCATACCGGGTTCAAATATTACTGGAGTGAGTTTAATCCAACACAAAAATCTGAGTATCTGGAGGCTGAGCGCGCCAAGGACGAGATGCGCGCTGCGCATGTTTATACAAACCAG is drawn from Candidatus Saccharibacteria bacterium oral taxon 488 and contains these coding sequences:
- a CDS encoding NUDIX domain-containing protein, encoding MASKNIIHRYSSGGVILKDNRVLIIESLQPIKEYSFPKGSIEPGEHHRDTAVREILEETGYYTTILGFIDTLIYEFSTDDSHVVKEVSYYAVSINDSVPRQQQQLQPGEDIRPLWVSLPKAFQLLTHKNTRQLLAKAIKMYRH